The following coding sequences are from one Candidatus Nitrohelix vancouverensis window:
- the lexA gene encoding transcriptional repressor LexA, whose translation MHLTKRQREIYEFLKEHIRAQGYAPSIAEIGKRFQLNSPATVHKHIAHLCDKGLIRKHDNLSRAIEIMEIEDEAPSRLPSYPLLGSIAAGKPIETFETRDMAALFPDPMDRNIYLLQVKGDSMIDDHIQDGDYVIVEKKESAENGETVVALLDNERATLKRFYREKGRIRLQPANETMEPIFVDEGEFKIQGVVVGVMRKFK comes from the coding sequence ATGCATTTGACCAAACGACAGCGGGAGATCTACGAATTCCTCAAGGAACATATTCGCGCGCAGGGCTACGCGCCGAGCATCGCCGAGATCGGCAAACGCTTCCAACTCAATTCCCCCGCCACCGTCCACAAACACATTGCGCATTTATGCGACAAGGGATTGATCCGCAAACACGACAACCTCAGTCGCGCCATAGAGATCATGGAAATCGAAGACGAAGCGCCGTCCCGTCTTCCCAGCTATCCCCTGCTCGGCTCTATCGCCGCAGGCAAGCCCATCGAAACCTTTGAGACCCGCGATATGGCCGCGCTGTTTCCCGACCCTATGGACCGAAACATCTATCTCCTGCAGGTGAAGGGAGATTCCATGATCGACGATCACATTCAGGACGGCGACTACGTCATCGTCGAAAAAAAAGAGAGCGCAGAAAACGGCGAGACGGTGGTCGCTTTGCTGGACAACGAACGCGCCACGCTCAAACGCTTCTATCGGGAAAAGGGAAGGATTCGACTGCAACCCGCCAACGAAACCATGGAACCGATCTTTGTTGATGAAGGCGAGTTCAAAATTCAGGGCGTCGTCGTCGGCGTGATGCGCAAATTCAAGTAG
- a CDS encoding exo-alpha-sialidase has translation MQTLAKHKILALGAVLTTALACAGSESAMNRSTLDNAPSSDGVLAHWEEKPVLIGKGSGPQLLMKASEGMSLLYAAMDETGRQNLMYQSSHNIGDTFSKPYRVNSEPGEISSHGENNPLLRPGAGIGMFAAWDSGKDIKFSRSMNFGRSFTPSIQVNDEGAQGYHSFQTMEVGPDGTIYAIWLDGRDKDSNIPGSSSLYLGRSTDRGATFEKNIRIAGDVCPCCRPAIAFDEKGKVFATWRTVHADNNRVVVVASSEDKGLTWSTGTPVTADGWKINGCPHSGPSMAYADGTLFLAWYTGATNEAVLRAARSSDGGKSFEVIEGVQGAVLDANHPELQMIDGDAWAIFQGRDPDSKSGWGVTEPWLVKIPAKGSVSAPQKVPSLGGSVSYPLLHSGAGGRIYATWTELTDEGPLAVLCRGRLANERP, from the coding sequence ATGCAGACATTGGCTAAACATAAAATTCTGGCGCTCGGAGCGGTTTTAACGACAGCGTTGGCTTGCGCGGGTTCAGAATCGGCGATGAACCGTTCGACCCTGGACAATGCGCCTTCGTCCGACGGCGTTCTGGCGCATTGGGAAGAGAAACCTGTTCTGATCGGTAAGGGAAGCGGCCCGCAATTGTTGATGAAAGCCTCTGAGGGTATGAGTCTGCTTTACGCGGCGATGGATGAGACGGGACGACAAAATTTGATGTATCAGAGTTCGCACAATATTGGCGATACCTTTTCCAAACCTTATCGGGTGAACAGCGAGCCGGGCGAGATCAGTTCGCACGGAGAAAACAATCCTTTGCTTCGACCGGGCGCAGGGATCGGCATGTTCGCGGCATGGGATAGCGGAAAAGATATCAAATTTTCACGATCAATGAATTTTGGCCGCAGTTTCACTCCTTCCATACAGGTGAACGATGAAGGCGCGCAGGGCTACCACTCGTTTCAAACGATGGAAGTCGGGCCGGACGGAACCATCTACGCGATTTGGCTGGACGGACGGGATAAAGATTCCAATATTCCGGGTTCTTCCTCTTTGTACCTGGGGCGTTCGACGGATCGCGGCGCGACCTTCGAAAAGAATATTAGAATCGCCGGGGACGTTTGCCCGTGCTGTCGGCCCGCGATCGCCTTCGATGAAAAAGGCAAAGTGTTTGCGACCTGGCGCACCGTCCACGCAGATAACAACCGCGTGGTGGTGGTGGCCTCTTCAGAAGACAAGGGATTGACCTGGTCTACGGGGACACCCGTCACCGCCGACGGCTGGAAGATCAACGGCTGTCCGCATTCGGGGCCTTCAATGGCTTATGCGGACGGGACGTTGTTTCTTGCATGGTACACCGGAGCGACCAATGAAGCGGTATTGCGCGCGGCGCGCTCCAGCGACGGCGGCAAGAGTTTTGAAGTGATTGAAGGCGTGCAGGGCGCTGTGCTGGACGCCAATCACCCTGAATTGCAGATGATCGACGGCGACGCCTGGGCGATCTTTCAAGGGCGCGATCCCGATTCAAAATCAGGATGGGGAGTCACCGAACCCTGGCTGGTCAAAATTCCGGCGAAAGGTTCCGTGTCGGCTCCACAGAAAGTTCCGTCCCTTGGCGGAAGCGTATCGTATCCCCTGTTGCATTCCGGCGCGGGCGGTAGGATTTACGCGACCTGGACGGAGCTGACGGACGAAGGACCGCTCGCCGTGCTGTGTCGCGGGCGGCTGGCAAACGAGCGACCTTAA
- the dinB gene encoding DNA polymerase IV — protein MMPQQGARERIILHIDMDAFFVSVEEALDPSLRGKPVVVGGDPDGRGVVAAASYEARAFGIHSAMPIARARRLCPETIFLRGSYSQYSEFSQRIFAILKRYSPSVEPMSLDEAYVDLTGCQKLFGPLLPMAEGIRKEIWDEVGVPASLGIASNKLIAKIASAFCKPRGMLWIAPGMEGRFIQAMPVRRIPGVGAKGEAELRHLGVRTVNDLRRLSESVLENHFGKWGLSLYRKSRGICERPVQNESTLARSISRETTFDVDSNDLEFLRSQLSYLTEKVASQLRAAGLFAACVSVKLRDSKFKTESRSKTLAEATSEDRILFRTASDLLKKLFNDRPLRARLIGVALSSLTEHRDQQFNLFETAAPGQNDRLYEGLDRIRQKYGFRSILRGESSRD, from the coding sequence ATGATGCCACAACAGGGCGCTCGCGAGCGCATCATACTTCATATCGACATGGACGCCTTTTTCGTTTCCGTGGAAGAGGCGCTCGACCCCTCCCTGCGCGGCAAGCCGGTGGTGGTCGGCGGCGATCCCGACGGGCGCGGCGTGGTCGCGGCGGCGTCTTACGAGGCTCGCGCCTTTGGCATCCATTCCGCCATGCCCATCGCGCGAGCGCGTCGATTGTGCCCGGAAACCATTTTCCTGCGCGGCTCCTACTCGCAATACTCCGAGTTTTCGCAACGTATCTTTGCCATTCTCAAACGCTATTCGCCCAGCGTCGAGCCGATGTCTCTCGACGAAGCCTACGTTGACTTGACGGGATGCCAGAAACTCTTCGGCCCCCTGCTCCCGATGGCCGAAGGCATCCGCAAGGAAATCTGGGACGAGGTCGGCGTTCCCGCGTCCCTCGGCATCGCTTCCAACAAACTGATCGCCAAGATTGCATCGGCCTTTTGCAAACCGCGCGGCATGTTGTGGATCGCCCCCGGAATGGAGGGACGTTTCATTCAGGCCATGCCGGTGCGACGCATCCCCGGCGTGGGCGCCAAGGGCGAAGCGGAACTGCGACATCTGGGCGTCCGCACCGTGAACGATCTGCGCCGACTTTCCGAATCAGTTCTTGAAAATCATTTCGGCAAATGGGGACTCTCCCTATACCGCAAGTCGCGTGGGATCTGCGAACGACCCGTGCAGAACGAATCGACCCTCGCGCGTTCGATCAGCCGGGAAACCACTTTCGACGTCGACTCCAACGACCTTGAGTTCCTGCGCTCGCAACTCAGTTACCTGACGGAAAAAGTCGCGTCTCAATTGCGCGCCGCCGGACTGTTTGCGGCTTGCGTCAGCGTCAAACTGCGCGACTCAAAATTCAAAACGGAAAGCCGAAGCAAAACCCTTGCGGAAGCGACCAGCGAAGACCGCATCCTGTTCCGCACTGCCAGCGACCTGCTCAAAAAACTTTTCAATGATCGACCGCTCCGGGCGCGCCTCATCGGCGTTGCCCTGTCTTCGCTGACGGAGCATCGCGATCAGCAATTCAATTTATTTGAAACCGCAGCACCGGGGCAGAACGACCGGCTCTATGAGGGCCTCGACCGTATCCGGCAGAAATACGGCTTTCGCTCGATCCTGCGCGGCGAAAGCTCCCGGGATTAA
- a CDS encoding TonB family protein translates to MNMNFKLKHAAGVSLGLHLFLFPFIPFNADDTILKEAKPERIWETARLEIKKKPSAPAEQKIIKKTEPKAPPEKALPVQPKIEPVVHQVVQAIPKAQPTAMPSAKPASQLAPAQVVPVSMIPAQAIQPRMRQADAVSRSGARIQKASYSAISMAPVATSPRALTGKSTARSSVSTGPQARIVTGFTSDPAPKAQLRPKAHSGSVRRQATPDRGSSRIVPMYQLASFSNEPKPRAPKPLPPKQPQLSDEELKRIIGRYFAIVREKIGEVAYPESARSRNVEGRAVVEFDIGRRGDIMKLLVQTSSGSNILDEAVLEAIEKASPYPPIPESLNQQTVSLRFPITFSVR, encoded by the coding sequence ATGAATATGAATTTTAAATTGAAACATGCGGCGGGCGTATCGCTGGGCCTGCATTTGTTTTTGTTTCCATTCATTCCCTTCAATGCGGATGACACGATCCTGAAAGAAGCGAAGCCGGAACGGATATGGGAAACGGCGCGACTGGAAATCAAAAAGAAACCGAGCGCTCCCGCCGAGCAGAAGATAATAAAAAAGACGGAGCCGAAGGCGCCGCCAGAGAAGGCCCTGCCGGTTCAGCCGAAGATCGAGCCGGTCGTTCATCAAGTCGTGCAGGCGATTCCGAAAGCCCAGCCTACGGCGATGCCGTCCGCGAAACCGGCGAGTCAACTGGCGCCAGCGCAGGTTGTTCCCGTGTCCATGATCCCGGCGCAGGCCATTCAGCCGCGCATGCGTCAGGCCGATGCAGTTTCACGGTCGGGTGCGCGCATTCAGAAGGCTTCGTATTCGGCGATTTCTATGGCTCCAGTCGCAACGTCGCCGCGAGCGCTGACCGGAAAGTCAACGGCCCGGTCGAGCGTTTCCACAGGGCCACAAGCCAGAATAGTTACGGGTTTCACGAGTGATCCTGCTCCGAAGGCGCAGTTGCGTCCTAAAGCTCATTCGGGTTCGGTCCGTCGGCAGGCGACGCCGGATCGGGGAAGTTCCCGGATCGTTCCCATGTATCAACTGGCGAGTTTCTCGAACGAGCCGAAACCGCGCGCTCCCAAACCCTTGCCGCCGAAACAGCCCCAGCTTTCCGATGAAGAGTTGAAGCGAATCATCGGTCGCTATTTCGCGATCGTTCGGGAAAAAATTGGCGAGGTGGCTTATCCCGAATCCGCAAGAAGCCGCAATGTCGAAGGACGGGCTGTGGTGGAGTTCGATATTGGAAGGCGAGGCGACATCATGAAGCTCTTGGTGCAAACCTCTTCAGGTTCCAACATTCTGGACGAGGCGGTTCTGGAGGCGATTGAGAAGGCGTCCCCGTACCCTCCCATTCCCGAATCGTTAAACCAGCAAACGGTTTCCTTGAGATTTCCCATTACTTTTTCAGTGAGGTGA
- a CDS encoding formylglycine-generating enzyme family protein produces MERGSPKRIRNALKTILTLLLASLFLWSCASSPPKSKKKRYSRAYILKKRAEIERQRKAQREEPVAAHQVDKLSQRLKPPSDGGLASLPTRIHEADRSVLVRIEGGRYLIGSLESAARDSAQIAFTHMSEFYMDRAEITVEQYRRFDAKYDEKPFNDGQACPSCPAMGVSWLKAQSYCRWAGKRLPTELEWEAAARGKDNRNWPWGLVYQEGRANLHGESDGYAGPAPVGSFPSGASPSGLWDMAGNVWEWVASPYGPRLSPEREGGLTPQMVKGGGWSSNAESSKISNRNAVRPDIRNPSIGFRCVWTEP; encoded by the coding sequence ATGGAACGAGGTTCTCCAAAAAGAATCCGAAACGCGCTGAAGACGATTCTGACCCTGCTTCTCGCATCTCTCTTTCTGTGGAGTTGCGCCAGTTCTCCCCCGAAATCCAAAAAGAAACGCTATTCGCGCGCCTATATTTTGAAGAAGCGCGCCGAGATCGAGCGGCAACGCAAGGCGCAACGCGAGGAGCCGGTCGCGGCGCATCAGGTGGACAAGCTGAGCCAGCGACTCAAGCCGCCGAGCGACGGCGGGCTGGCGTCTCTGCCCACGCGCATTCACGAAGCGGATCGGTCGGTGCTGGTTCGCATCGAAGGCGGTCGTTACCTGATAGGCTCTCTGGAATCGGCGGCGCGGGATTCGGCGCAAATTGCATTCACCCACATGTCTGAATTTTATATGGATCGCGCGGAGATCACCGTCGAGCAGTACCGACGCTTCGACGCCAAGTACGATGAAAAACCGTTCAACGACGGGCAAGCCTGCCCGAGCTGTCCGGCGATGGGAGTGTCCTGGCTGAAGGCTCAAAGTTATTGTCGCTGGGCGGGCAAGCGTCTGCCTACAGAACTGGAATGGGAAGCCGCCGCGCGCGGCAAGGACAATCGAAACTGGCCCTGGGGGCTGGTCTATCAGGAAGGACGCGCCAATCTGCATGGCGAGTCCGACGGCTATGCGGGGCCGGCTCCGGTGGGTTCGTTTCCTTCAGGCGCCAGCCCAAGCGGATTGTGGGACATGGCGGGAAACGTGTGGGAGTGGGTCGCCTCTCCCTATGGTCCTCGTCTGAGTCCTGAACGCGAGGGAGGCTTGACGCCGCAAATGGTCAAAGGCGGCGGCTGGTCGTCGAACGCGGAATCGAGCAAAATTTCCAACCGCAACGCGGTACGCCCCGACATCCGAAATCCATCCATCGGCTTTCGCTGTGTCTGGACGGAACCCTAG
- a CDS encoding class I SAM-dependent methyltransferase, with product MKELFAEDSPFLREETRKTRWAIPYDHECLNARAEILLGRNDDALSDKTVLDAGAHMGTMAYAALQKGARFVHAVDVEEATVERGLKLFSEVGVESWRYRFEAANLADWLERVSEKSFDTALCFGVLYYVSEPFAILKALKRAVRETILLDTFTASYAMVQGKEAGRLYDSISDAALEQPLMLYALTRPQKKDYRLPETFVQDQRELSVTSFPTCALLELWFEALELDWERLDWSDHILRPCHFSDLESPEQKRASHWADVYASGMRVAYRLRLRG from the coding sequence ATGAAAGAGTTGTTTGCTGAGGACTCGCCGTTTCTCAGAGAAGAAACGCGCAAGACGCGCTGGGCGATTCCCTACGATCATGAATGCCTCAACGCCCGCGCAGAAATTTTACTGGGGCGCAACGACGATGCGCTTTCAGACAAGACGGTTCTGGACGCGGGCGCGCATATGGGGACGATGGCCTATGCGGCCCTGCAAAAAGGCGCGCGCTTCGTTCATGCGGTGGATGTGGAGGAGGCGACGGTGGAGCGCGGTTTGAAATTATTTTCCGAAGTGGGCGTGGAATCCTGGCGTTATCGCTTTGAGGCGGCGAATCTGGCGGACTGGCTGGAGAGGGTTTCGGAAAAGAGTTTCGACACGGCTCTGTGTTTTGGCGTTCTCTATTATGTGAGCGAACCCTTTGCGATCTTGAAGGCGCTCAAACGCGCTGTGCGCGAGACCATTCTGCTCGACACCTTCACGGCGTCCTATGCGATGGTGCAGGGAAAAGAAGCGGGGCGACTCTACGATTCGATCAGCGATGCGGCCTTGGAACAACCGCTCATGCTGTACGCGCTGACGCGTCCGCAAAAAAAGGATTACCGTCTGCCCGAAACCTTTGTTCAGGATCAGCGCGAATTGAGCGTCACTTCATTCCCCACCTGCGCCTTGCTGGAACTTTGGTTCGAAGCGCTGGAGCTGGACTGGGAGCGACTGGACTGGTCGGATCATATCCTGCGCCCCTGTCATTTTAGCGATCTGGAAAGTCCCGAACAGAAGCGCGCGTCGCATTGGGCGGATGTTTACGCCAGCGGAATGCGCGTGGCCTACCGCTTACGACTTCGCGGCTGA
- a CDS encoding TonB-dependent receptor — MASSSFQRWMTGACLLASLCSESAFAVEKKQVFTLDELQVTAPREIQRGTLTVPSNMDALKKMHRTPGGVAIVPAERLEETFSINFEDTLALVPGVYATKRFAEEVRISIRGSGLERTFHQKGLNALQDGIPFNKADSSGDFQEIDTLVLQRIEVHKGANAMQFGGTTLGGGINMISKTGQSNPGHELRLEMGSDDTFRGHIQSGQIFEKGDLFLSLTGSVSDGFRRHADQDNIKFNTNVGRKLNANAETRFYFTANNINLELPSTATLSNALSNPEDSPAAAFTADQRRDMMSYRVSNKTTFDLGDGTLLDVGAFVNYKDLFHPITAVVGVIDQESVEYGLFAEGSGNYQLAGFENKYRMGLTTHIGRTDAKVWSSNGGQPGRVTGNTDQTTQNIVGYGENHLYIVPDVAFVTGLQYVWANRRVFNKITPSETDSDYYESFNPKIGALYQYSEKVQLFTNVSKSFEPPDFSDLTQGGTVGFSPVEAQKAWTFEVGTRGEHGRFAWDLSLYRAWLEDELLKFTVGGGVPSTTFNAKDTVHQGAEVGWSVLAGENMLYAGDRLEWSNSYTYSDFYFDGDKQYGDNDLPGQPPHFYHTELRYDHPQRWFVNLSVDAASSADVDYTNTTTAPGYAIYGVGAGYDMNDKVSFFFDARNLGDKHYISNFSTAVNATSTSSLYYAGDTRRFFGGVQLKF, encoded by the coding sequence ATGGCATCGAGTTCATTTCAGAGATGGATGACGGGAGCATGTTTGCTTGCGTCTCTATGTAGCGAATCCGCTTTTGCGGTTGAAAAAAAACAGGTCTTCACGCTGGATGAGTTGCAAGTGACGGCGCCGCGAGAAATACAGCGCGGTACTCTGACCGTTCCCAGCAACATGGATGCGTTGAAGAAAATGCACAGGACGCCCGGCGGCGTCGCCATCGTTCCGGCGGAACGATTGGAGGAGACCTTCTCCATCAATTTCGAGGACACCCTGGCGCTGGTTCCCGGCGTGTATGCGACGAAGCGTTTTGCGGAAGAAGTTCGTATTTCCATTCGCGGATCGGGACTGGAACGAACCTTTCATCAGAAGGGATTGAACGCTTTGCAGGATGGCATCCCTTTCAACAAAGCGGACAGTAGCGGCGACTTTCAGGAAATCGACACTCTGGTGCTCCAACGCATTGAAGTGCATAAAGGCGCCAACGCCATGCAGTTTGGCGGAACCACGCTGGGCGGCGGCATCAACATGATTTCGAAAACGGGACAAAGCAATCCGGGGCATGAACTGCGTTTGGAAATGGGTTCGGACGATACCTTTCGCGGACACATTCAGTCCGGGCAGATTTTTGAAAAGGGCGACCTGTTTTTGAGTTTGACGGGTTCGGTCAGCGACGGTTTTCGACGTCATGCGGATCAGGACAATATCAAATTCAACACCAACGTCGGGCGCAAGCTGAACGCCAACGCAGAGACGCGATTTTATTTCACCGCCAACAATATCAATCTGGAATTGCCTTCGACGGCGACCCTGTCCAATGCGCTTTCGAATCCTGAAGACTCTCCTGCGGCGGCGTTCACTGCAGACCAGCGTCGCGACATGATGTCTTATCGTGTTTCGAATAAGACCACATTTGATTTGGGCGATGGAACCTTGCTGGATGTGGGCGCTTTCGTCAATTACAAGGATTTGTTTCATCCCATCACTGCAGTTGTCGGCGTGATCGATCAGGAGAGCGTCGAGTATGGCCTGTTCGCGGAAGGTTCCGGCAATTACCAACTGGCCGGTTTTGAAAACAAGTACCGCATGGGACTCACCACGCATATCGGTCGCACCGACGCCAAAGTCTGGAGCAGTAATGGCGGGCAACCGGGCAGAGTGACGGGCAATACGGATCAAACCACGCAGAATATTGTCGGCTATGGCGAAAATCATTTGTACATCGTCCCCGACGTTGCTTTTGTTACGGGCTTGCAATACGTGTGGGCGAATCGCCGCGTGTTCAACAAGATAACGCCGAGCGAAACGGACAGCGATTATTACGAATCGTTCAATCCTAAAATTGGAGCTCTGTATCAATACAGCGAAAAAGTTCAATTGTTCACGAACGTCAGTAAAAGTTTTGAGCCGCCGGATTTCAGCGATTTGACCCAGGGCGGCACGGTGGGATTCTCTCCTGTGGAAGCGCAAAAGGCCTGGACTTTTGAAGTGGGTACGCGCGGTGAACACGGGCGTTTCGCCTGGGACCTCAGTCTTTATCGCGCCTGGCTGGAAGATGAGTTGTTGAAATTCACCGTCGGCGGCGGCGTGCCTTCGACGACTTTCAACGCGAAAGACACAGTCCATCAGGGCGCCGAGGTTGGCTGGAGCGTGCTCGCCGGTGAGAATATGTTGTATGCCGGCGACCGTCTGGAATGGAGCAATTCCTACACCTACAGCGATTTCTATTTCGACGGCGACAAGCAGTACGGCGACAACGACTTACCCGGTCAACCGCCGCATTTCTATCATACGGAGTTGCGTTACGACCATCCCCAGCGCTGGTTTGTCAATCTGAGCGTGGATGCGGCGAGCAGCGCCGACGTCGATTACACCAACACCACGACGGCCCCGGGCTATGCGATTTACGGCGTGGGAGCGGGTTATGACATGAACGATAAAGTCAGCTTTTTCTTTGACGCCAGAAACCTTGGCGACAAACATTATATCTCCAACTTTTCGACGGCGGTCAACGCGACTTCGACGTCCTCTCTGTATTATGCGGGAGACACGCGTCGATTTTTTGGGGGCGTTCAACTTAAGTTCTAA
- a CDS encoding sel1 repeat family protein — protein MRPDELNRPATRELEHRTEKASLALPAKLTRRSLEFLADSAPGPAQSLHYKRSDGARRSLSLKEVARWAREAERGKAFAQYNLGVMYFKGVGVEQNPEEAFKWFKQAALQGSPKAQGFLGVFYENGLGVAKDIEEAARWYKDAAEQGNPEAQYNLGRLYYQGNGVSADCSLAAQWFEKVARQGNPQAQNHLGLLFENGEGVDRDYEKAHEWYLKSAKQGDPEALYNLATLYEWGKGVPQHLEAAFDLYQRAADKGLAKAQFKIATFHYVGDAVPQSSKDAVQWLCKAAEQDDEPAQFFLETTGNNFVPNGDELFAKANYFFQRRETDDAFQWYRKAAQLLHIESQYRTGAFLDNGRWMEPQSAEAVRWYQKAGESGHDRARFQLGLLYLLGEGVRQNGERAFFWISQAAQNNTAEAQLFLGVLYEQGQGVEADEGQALEWYRKAAEHGDSFAQYHVARMHYHGKGGLIKNFKEALRWYRKAAEQGLDLAQYNLGRMHLNGEGVEPDRSTAADFFQQAAEQGHDYAQYALAKTLYHASTNPERFALARLWAERAAQQGNALAQNLLGVLYENSECEFHDYQEAARWYRKAADQGCAQAQNNLGILYFTGKGVQQNYETAADWYRRAGKSRRQEEDSTSTPQRLAWLIQAAGDGSVRAQWQLAKHFEQQAPGSAKSRLWHRRAAEQGQDEAQFVLAQWIRNEQGADAPQALHWLNLSAQQGNADAQRELGLFHASKISSQCDVAQAQNYLRLSAEQGDPIAQLELGKLYLYGQTGSRQTEEALRWFRRSAEQNCLTSWVYLNKLTRPASF, from the coding sequence ATGCGACCTGACGAATTGAATCGACCCGCAACCAGGGAACTCGAACATCGAACCGAAAAGGCTTCGCTCGCCTTGCCGGCGAAGCTGACGCGTCGCAGTCTGGAATTCCTCGCAGACAGCGCTCCCGGCCCCGCGCAGTCTTTACATTACAAGCGTAGCGACGGCGCGCGTCGTTCGCTCAGTCTCAAGGAAGTCGCGCGCTGGGCGCGTGAAGCCGAGCGCGGCAAAGCCTTCGCGCAATACAACCTCGGCGTCATGTACTTCAAAGGCGTGGGCGTCGAACAAAATCCCGAAGAAGCCTTCAAATGGTTCAAGCAAGCGGCCCTGCAAGGCTCCCCCAAAGCGCAGGGGTTCCTCGGCGTGTTTTACGAAAACGGTCTGGGCGTTGCCAAAGACATCGAAGAGGCGGCGCGCTGGTACAAGGACGCCGCCGAACAGGGCAACCCGGAAGCGCAATACAACCTCGGTCGTTTGTATTATCAGGGAAACGGCGTTTCAGCGGACTGTTCTCTCGCCGCTCAATGGTTCGAGAAGGTCGCCCGGCAAGGCAATCCCCAAGCGCAGAATCACCTGGGCCTGTTATTCGAAAACGGAGAGGGCGTCGATCGCGATTATGAAAAAGCTCACGAATGGTATCTGAAATCCGCCAAGCAGGGGGACCCCGAAGCACTGTACAATCTCGCCACTCTCTACGAATGGGGCAAGGGCGTACCGCAACATCTCGAAGCCGCTTTCGATCTGTACCAACGCGCCGCAGACAAGGGACTGGCGAAAGCTCAGTTTAAGATCGCGACCTTTCACTATGTTGGCGACGCCGTCCCGCAATCGTCGAAAGACGCCGTGCAATGGCTCTGCAAGGCGGCGGAGCAAGACGATGAACCTGCGCAGTTTTTTCTCGAAACGACGGGCAATAATTTCGTGCCGAACGGCGACGAACTTTTTGCCAAGGCGAATTATTTCTTTCAGCGACGCGAAACCGACGACGCCTTTCAGTGGTACCGCAAGGCCGCGCAACTCCTTCATATTGAATCGCAATACCGCACCGGAGCATTTCTTGATAACGGGCGCTGGATGGAACCGCAATCAGCCGAAGCCGTGCGCTGGTATCAAAAGGCCGGAGAAAGCGGACACGACCGCGCGCGCTTCCAACTCGGCCTTCTGTATTTACTCGGAGAAGGCGTCAGGCAAAACGGCGAACGCGCCTTTTTCTGGATCAGTCAGGCCGCGCAAAACAATACGGCGGAAGCCCAACTCTTTCTCGGCGTTCTCTACGAGCAGGGACAAGGCGTCGAAGCGGATGAAGGGCAGGCGCTGGAATGGTATCGCAAAGCCGCAGAACACGGAGACAGTTTCGCGCAATACCATGTCGCGCGTATGCATTATCACGGCAAGGGCGGGCTGATTAAAAATTTCAAGGAAGCGCTGAGATGGTACCGCAAGGCCGCCGAACAAGGTCTGGATCTGGCGCAATACAATCTCGGGCGCATGCACCTGAACGGAGAAGGCGTGGAACCCGACCGCTCGACCGCCGCCGACTTCTTCCAGCAAGCCGCCGAGCAGGGTCACGATTACGCGCAATACGCCCTGGCAAAAACGCTCTATCACGCCTCCACAAACCCGGAACGATTCGCCCTCGCCCGACTCTGGGCCGAACGCGCCGCGCAACAGGGCAACGCGCTTGCGCAAAACCTGCTCGGCGTTTTATATGAAAATTCCGAGTGTGAATTTCATGACTATCAGGAAGCCGCGCGCTGGTATCGCAAAGCCGCAGACCAGGGATGCGCCCAGGCTCAGAACAATCTCGGCATCCTGTATTTCACCGGCAAGGGCGTGCAACAAAATTATGAGACCGCCGCTGACTGGTATCGTCGCGCCGGAAAATCCCGCAGACAGGAAGAGGACTCGACTTCTACGCCACAACGTCTCGCCTGGCTGATTCAGGCCGCGGGGGACGGTTCCGTCCGCGCGCAATGGCAACTCGCAAAACATTTCGAGCAACAAGCGCCCGGTTCGGCGAAAAGTCGACTCTGGCATCGCCGCGCCGCAGAACAGGGGCAGGATGAAGCGCAATTTGTTCTGGCGCAATGGATCCGCAACGAACAAGGAGCGGATGCCCCTCAGGCCCTGCACTGGCTCAACCTGTCCGCGCAACAAGGCAACGCCGACGCGCAAAGAGAACTGGGTCTGTTTCACGCCTCCAAAATTTCTTCGCAATGCGACGTTGCTCAAGCGCAGAACTACTTGCGCCTTTCAGCCGAACAGGGAGACCCGATCGCCCAGCTCGAACTGGGCAAGCTGTATCTGTACGGTCAAACCGGATCACGTCAAACCGAAGAAGCCCTGCGCTGGTTTCGCCGCTCGGCGGAACAAAACTGCCTGACCTCCTGGGTCTATCTGAACAAACTGACCCGCCCCGCTTCCTTTTAA
- a CDS encoding tetratricopeptide repeat protein codes for MPSLSQFSRCLFFILLSMIVTQCADKSVEENLADGIKFTEDRQYLRALDAFQQAVAKEPGNPKAHYSLGGIYNLMNRLPEAEQEFKIALKIDPTYVDAIYSLGFTYELMGDKEKAQPYYDKYNKLKQKWNEVLQKESETR; via the coding sequence ATGCCTTCCTTATCCCAATTCAGTCGTTGTTTGTTTTTTATCCTGTTGTCTATGATTGTAACGCAATGCGCTGACAAGAGCGTTGAGGAAAATCTGGCCGATGGAATAAAATTCACCGAGGATCGGCAATACCTGCGGGCCCTGGATGCGTTTCAGCAGGCGGTCGCCAAGGAACCGGGCAACCCGAAGGCGCATTACAGTCTGGGTGGGATATACAATCTGATGAACCGCTTGCCGGAAGCCGAGCAGGAATTTAAAATCGCATTGAAGATCGACCCTACCTATGTCGATGCGATCTACAGTCTGGGTTTCACCTATGAATTGATGGGTGACAAGGAAAAGGCCCAGCCCTATTACGATAAATACAACAAGCTGAAACAAAAATGGAACGAGGTTCTCCAAAAAGAATCCGAAACGCGCTGA